The Macaca fascicularis isolate 582-1 chromosome 11, T2T-MFA8v1.1 genome includes a region encoding these proteins:
- the EMP1 gene encoding epithelial membrane protein 1: MLVLLAGIFVVHIATVIMLFVCTIANVWVVSNAGNASVGLWNNCTNTLCNGTLSYAHEDALKTVQAFMILSIIFSAISLLVFVFQLFTMEKGNRFFLSGATMLVCWLCVLVGVSIYTNRYANDYNTYYGSEDHHGYSYILAWICFCFSFIIGVLYLVLRKK, encoded by the exons ATGTTGGTATTGCTGGCTGGTATATTTGTGGTCCACATCGCCACTGTTATTATGCTATTTGTTTGCACCATTGCCAAT GTCTGGGTGGTTTCCAACGCGGGAAATGCATCAGTAGGTCTTTGGAATAACTGTACCAACACTCTCTGCAATGGGACCCTGTCATACGCCCATGAAG ATGCCCTGAAGACAGTGCAGGCCTTCATGATTCTCTCTATCATCTTCTCTGCCATCTCTCTCCTGGTCTTCGTGTTCCAGCTCTTCACCATGGAGAAGGGAAACCGGTTCTTCCTCTCGGGGGCCACCATGCTGGTGTGCT GGCTGTGCGTGCTGGTGGGGGTGTCCATCTACACTAATCGTTATGCGAATGACTATAACACCTACTACGGGTCGGAAGATCACCACGGCTATTCCTATATCCTGGCCTGGATCTGCTTCTGCTTCAGCTTCATCATCGGCGTTCTCTATCTGGTCCTGAGAAAGAAATAA